Genomic window ([Eubacterium] hominis):
AAAAAACTTTTATGTTAAGACTATCTTTAATCTTCACTTTCAAATTTATATCCCACCCCTCGTATCGTTTGAATACAGTCAATATCCAGCTTGCGTCGAAGATTCATGACGTGGATATTGACAGCCTTTTCATCTCCTGTAAAATCATATCCCCATACTTGATTGATGAGGTTATCTCTGGTCAACACTTGATTTCTATGTTTCATAAATACTTCCAATATATCAAATTCCAACTGTGTAAGATTTATTTCTTTCCCATTTACTTCAACGGTATGTCTATTTGTATCCAGCTTGATACCATGAGAAATAAAAATGTTGTGATTTTCTACTTTTTCTTTAGTGCGTCGAAGTACAGCTTCTATTCTCATTAAAACCAGTTTTAAAGAAAATGGTTTTGTAATATAGTCGTCAGCCTGTAATTCAAATGCTTTAACCTGTGCTTCTTCTTCGTCCATAGCTGTGAGCATGATAATTGGAATATCTGAATTTTTGCGTATTATCTCACATACCGCATACCCGTCGATTTTCGGCATCATAATATCCAGCAGTATCAGTGAGAAATACTGTTTTTCAAATTGTGAAAGACCCTCCAAGCCGTCATTTGCTAAAGTAACTCTATATCCAGCTTCTGTCAGTAATTCATATAGAACAGACTGAATGGCTTTTTCATCTTCGATTATCAATATATTATCAATCATATAAGCACCACCTAATAGTTATTATTCAATGTTCATTTTATCATACAATTATTTAGATTTGATTTAGATTTGTTAAATAAATAGAAAACCGTAGCTGTCAGATCACACAATGAAAACAGTTACGGTTTTTCTTCGTTGAATTTATAACCTACGCCCCAGACAGTGATAATGTATATCGGATTGTCTGGGTCGGGTTCTATCTTTTTTCGCAATTTACGAATGAACGAGGGAAGATTACTAGTATCTTTTGGCATATCTTCAAATCCCCATACATTCTCGTAAAGCTGTTCTTTGGTAAATACCTGTCCTTTATGTAAATAAAGGAAGTATAATAAATCAAATTCTTTTGAAGTCAAGGAAACAGCAATACCATTT
Coding sequences:
- a CDS encoding response regulator transcription factor produces the protein MIDNILIIEDEKAIQSVLYELLTEAGYRVTLANDGLEGLSQFEKQYFSLILLDIMMPKIDGYAVCEIIRKNSDIPIIMLTAMDEEEAQVKAFELQADDYITKPFSLKLVLMRIEAVLRRTKEKVENHNIFISHGIKLDTNRHTVEVNGKEINLTQLEFDILEVFMKHRNQVLTRDNLINQVWGYDFTGDEKAVNIHVMNLRRKLDIDCIQTIRGVGYKFESED
- a CDS encoding winged helix-turn-helix domain-containing protein, giving the protein MILIEISDNEEKIVQQAIEWIAEQLSTSTISENKSKELQFSLFKRTVIDKNGIAVSLTSKEFDLLYFLYLHKGQVFTKEQLYENVWGFEDMPKDTSNLPSFIRKLRKKIEPDPDNPIYIITVWGVGYKFNEEKP